One Lysinibacillus fusiformis genomic window carries:
- a CDS encoding TIGR00266 family protein has protein sequence MNNHEIDYKIFGNDMQYVQVELDPQETVVAEAGALMMMDQAIEMETIFGDGSKGNAQSGFMGKLLGAGKRIITGESLFMTTFTNAGTGKRHVYFASPYPGKIIPMDLSQLNGKIICQKDAFLAAAKGVSVGVEFQKKIGVGFFGGEGFIMQKLEGDGMAFVHAGGAIHQKTLLPGEVLRVDTGCLVAMTSDVNYNIEMVGGVKTALFGGEGIFFATLRGPGTVWVQSLPFSRLASRIFAAAPISQGGGGKSSGEGGIGGVFDLFNK, from the coding sequence ATGAATAACCATGAAATTGACTACAAAATATTTGGTAATGACATGCAATACGTGCAGGTTGAACTAGATCCACAGGAAACGGTGGTAGCCGAAGCAGGAGCTTTAATGATGATGGACCAAGCAATTGAGATGGAGACTATTTTCGGCGATGGCTCTAAAGGAAATGCTCAAAGTGGCTTTATGGGGAAATTACTCGGTGCAGGGAAACGTATAATCACGGGCGAAAGCTTATTTATGACAACATTTACAAATGCCGGTACAGGGAAACGTCATGTGTATTTTGCTTCTCCATATCCTGGTAAAATTATACCTATGGACTTGAGTCAATTGAATGGAAAAATTATTTGTCAAAAGGATGCTTTTTTAGCCGCTGCTAAGGGCGTTTCGGTTGGTGTAGAATTCCAGAAAAAAATCGGTGTAGGCTTCTTCGGTGGTGAAGGTTTCATTATGCAAAAACTTGAAGGTGATGGTATGGCCTTCGTACATGCTGGTGGTGCTATTCATCAAAAAACTTTACTACCAGGAGAAGTTTTACGTGTTGATACAGGATGTTTAGTTGCTATGACATCCGATGTAAATTACAATATCGAAATGGTTGGGGGCGTAAAAACTGCATTATTTGGCGGTGAAGGTATCTTCTTCGCAACTTTACGGGGCCCTGGTACAGTATGGGTTCAATCATTACCATTTAGCCGTTTAGCAAGCCGTATCTTCGCAGCAGCGCCAATTTCACAAGGCGGTGGCGGCAAGTCTTCCGGTGAAGGTGGTATTGGTGGTGTATTTGACTTATTCAATAAATAA
- a CDS encoding globin-coupled sensor protein → MFQFGNRPKQNTIVISDVSNTGVIIQDQERLLQLNLVNLTEQDLQLIRSLKPYVEQNVVEVVATFYKAVESVPSLREVIQKHSSSERLRQTLRHHIIEMFEGRIDEVFLEKRRRVGKMHVKINLYPKWYLAAFQNLEKSLRRIVYELNLSKGEEEKYCDAISKICNFEQQIVLEEYDNYANMLLEEQRNDVRAHVKGIVGGISTQLETQSHETNDAVTELISSTKQVNAYLKESIDEAKTMQQVSTEGYAKIVLINEQTGKINDKTVEMAKMVEQLNRSSSKINVVVEMVKNISGQTNLLALNSAIEAARAGEHGKGFAVVADEVRKLADQTKNSVQQIADLIGMSNGITNQVVQAIQEIQELVNNSIEQNVESLKAFDAISGSVDSSIVNFQNVGLQITELANIIESIGESSEELEKVASRLDTTIKEF, encoded by the coding sequence ATGTTTCAATTTGGAAATAGACCTAAGCAAAATACAATTGTGATTAGTGATGTGTCAAATACGGGGGTTATTATTCAAGATCAGGAACGTCTGCTACAGCTAAATCTCGTAAATCTTACAGAGCAAGATTTACAATTAATTAGAAGTTTAAAGCCTTATGTTGAGCAAAATGTTGTAGAGGTTGTAGCTACTTTTTATAAAGCAGTTGAAAGTGTACCAAGTTTACGTGAAGTTATTCAAAAGCACAGTTCGAGTGAGCGCTTACGTCAAACGTTGCGTCATCATATTATTGAAATGTTTGAAGGGCGAATTGACGAAGTATTCTTAGAAAAGCGACGCCGCGTTGGAAAGATGCACGTAAAGATAAATTTGTATCCAAAGTGGTATTTAGCTGCATTTCAAAATCTTGAAAAATCACTGCGAAGGATTGTCTATGAGTTGAATTTATCAAAAGGCGAAGAAGAAAAGTATTGTGATGCCATCAGTAAAATTTGCAATTTTGAACAGCAGATAGTCTTAGAAGAATACGATAATTATGCGAATATGTTATTAGAGGAACAACGAAATGATGTACGTGCACACGTAAAGGGCATTGTTGGTGGAATTTCTACGCAGTTAGAAACTCAGTCTCATGAAACTAATGATGCAGTGACGGAACTTATTTCAAGTACGAAACAAGTTAATGCATACTTGAAAGAAAGTATTGATGAAGCGAAAACAATGCAACAGGTATCAACTGAAGGTTATGCAAAAATAGTATTAATAAATGAGCAAACTGGGAAAATAAATGATAAAACTGTCGAAATGGCGAAGATGGTGGAACAATTAAATCGTTCATCGTCAAAAATTAATGTTGTTGTTGAAATGGTTAAAAATATTTCAGGACAAACAAATTTACTTGCACTAAATTCCGCAATAGAAGCTGCTCGTGCAGGTGAACATGGAAAAGGTTTTGCGGTAGTCGCTGATGAGGTACGTAAACTAGCAGATCAAACTAAAAATTCAGTGCAACAAATAGCGGATTTAATTGGTATGTCTAATGGTATTACAAATCAGGTAGTACAAGCGATTCAGGAAATTCAAGAGCTTGTAAATAACAGTATTGAACAAAATGTAGAATCCTTAAAAGCATTTGATGCCATATCAGGCTCAGTTGACAGTTCTATAGTAAACTTTCAAAATGTTGGACTTCAAATAACAGAGTTGGCGAATATCATTGAATCTATTGGTGAGTCCTCAGAGGAATTGGAGAAAGTTGCAAGTCGCCTCGATACAACAATAAAGGAATTTTAA
- a CDS encoding 2-hydroxyacid dehydrogenase: MKKKLFITRKFPAHIVEPLEEFYDIEQWQEEDIVIPREKLLAAVADCEVLWVTIADQVDEELLLHAPNLKLVTNLAVGFNNIDVVALRKRGIMATNTPGVLTNTTADLVFGLLLATARRIPESERYLRDGKWQSWYPMQLVGKDVSGATIGIIGMGRIGQAVARRAKGFDMKVIYHNRRRRHEAEEMYGFRYAPLEDLLKQSDFVVIMTPFNSDTVGLIGAKELAMMQEDAVLINASRGGIIDETALYDTLKNGKLWAAGLDVFEYEPISMDHPILTLPNVVALPHIGSASLKTRTAMLTLNVNAITAYGQGKAVSNRID; the protein is encoded by the coding sequence ATGAAAAAAAAATTATTTATTACACGTAAATTTCCGGCGCATATTGTCGAGCCGCTAGAGGAATTTTATGATATTGAGCAGTGGCAGGAGGAAGACATCGTTATTCCACGAGAAAAACTTTTAGCAGCTGTTGCGGACTGTGAGGTATTATGGGTAACGATTGCGGATCAGGTCGATGAGGAATTACTTTTACACGCACCCAATTTAAAACTTGTGACAAATTTAGCAGTTGGTTTCAATAATATTGATGTGGTAGCATTACGCAAACGCGGTATCATGGCAACGAATACCCCTGGTGTCTTAACAAATACGACTGCGGATTTAGTATTTGGCTTATTGCTTGCAACTGCACGAAGAATTCCGGAAAGCGAGCGTTATCTTCGTGATGGTAAATGGCAAAGCTGGTACCCGATGCAGTTAGTCGGTAAGGATGTGTCAGGTGCAACTATAGGGATTATCGGAATGGGGCGAATTGGTCAGGCAGTCGCAAGACGAGCAAAGGGCTTCGATATGAAGGTTATCTATCATAATCGTAGACGCCGCCATGAGGCCGAAGAAATGTACGGTTTTCGCTACGCACCTCTTGAAGATCTGTTAAAGCAATCTGATTTTGTTGTTATTATGACACCATTTAACAGTGATACAGTCGGATTAATCGGAGCGAAAGAACTTGCTATGATGCAGGAAGATGCAGTGCTGATCAATGCTTCGCGAGGAGGCATTATTGACGAGACGGCGCTTTATGACACATTGAAAAATGGCAAGCTTTGGGCAGCAGGACTAGATGTTTTTGAATATGAACCAATTTCAATGGACCATCCGATATTGACGCTTCCCAATGTTGTGGCACTTCCCCATATCGGCAGTGCTTCGTTGAAAACAAGAACAGCGATGCTAACGCTCAATGTTAATGCAATTACTGCATATGGACAGGGCAAGGCAGTATCCAATCGAATAGACTAA
- a CDS encoding acyl-CoA dehydrogenase family protein, translated as MNFEFTTEQEILRKTVRQLVDDEILPHIAKWDAEGSFDASIWSRLAELGLMGVCVPEKYGGSGMDYNALAIVCEELERGDTAFRTAVSVHTGLNSMTLMQWGTEAQKEQYLVPQAKGVRIGAFGLTEPGAGSDVAAMSTTAVRDGDFYRLNGQKTWISLCDIADHFIVFAYTDKSKKHHGISAFIVERSMAGFTSKAIKGKYGIRAGNTGELFFEDLRVPVENRLGQEGEGFKIAMSALDNGRFTVAAGAVGLIQACIESSVKYCHERETFGKPIGEHQLVGQMLAKMEAGYQMSRLLVYRVGELKNKGIRNTRETSLAKWQACDFANKAADDALQIHGAYGYSDDYPVARFLRNSKAPVIYEGTREIHTIMQADYVLGRRNDKALEKMLPRWPFEE; from the coding sequence ATGAATTTCGAATTTACAACTGAGCAGGAAATACTACGAAAAACAGTGCGCCAGTTAGTTGATGATGAAATATTGCCACATATTGCAAAATGGGATGCGGAAGGAAGCTTCGATGCTAGTATTTGGTCAAGACTTGCAGAGCTTGGGTTGATGGGAGTTTGTGTACCTGAGAAGTACGGAGGCAGTGGCATGGATTATAACGCACTTGCCATCGTCTGTGAGGAACTTGAGCGAGGAGATACAGCTTTTCGAACGGCTGTATCGGTGCATACGGGCTTGAATAGTATGACATTGATGCAATGGGGTACCGAAGCGCAAAAGGAGCAATATCTTGTGCCACAGGCAAAGGGAGTACGCATTGGTGCATTTGGATTAACAGAGCCAGGAGCAGGGTCAGACGTGGCAGCAATGTCAACTACGGCTGTACGCGACGGCGATTTTTATAGATTGAATGGACAAAAAACTTGGATTTCATTATGTGATATAGCCGATCATTTTATTGTTTTTGCTTACACAGATAAATCAAAAAAGCATCATGGTATTAGTGCTTTCATTGTTGAGCGTTCAATGGCTGGTTTTACTTCCAAGGCTATCAAAGGGAAGTATGGTATTCGTGCAGGTAATACTGGAGAACTCTTTTTCGAAGATTTGCGCGTACCCGTAGAAAATAGGCTAGGTCAAGAAGGAGAAGGCTTTAAAATTGCGATGTCAGCACTGGATAATGGTCGTTTTACAGTAGCGGCAGGGGCAGTTGGTCTTATTCAAGCATGTATCGAGTCAAGCGTGAAATACTGCCATGAGCGCGAAACGTTTGGAAAGCCGATTGGAGAGCATCAGCTTGTTGGGCAGATGCTTGCGAAGATGGAGGCAGGCTATCAAATGAGCCGCCTGCTTGTTTATCGTGTTGGCGAGTTGAAAAATAAAGGTATCCGTAACACAAGGGAAACATCTCTTGCGAAATGGCAAGCCTGTGATTTTGCTAATAAAGCAGCGGATGACGCACTCCAGATTCATGGAGCATACGGTTATTCGGATGATTATCCAGTTGCGCGTTTTTTACGTAACTCAAAGGCACCGGTAATTTATGAAGGTACGCGTGAAATTCATACAATTATGCAAGCAGATTATGTACTTGGTAGACGAAATGATAAAGCATTAGAAAAAATGTTGCCGAGATGGCCGTTTGAAGAGTAA
- a CDS encoding beta-propeller domain-containing protein, whose amino-acid sequence MKNRWIAIMLISVLAVLPGIFTFMMAPKAEAKAVNTIMATQSWKASFSKTLKAGKITDENVFVTNVNGQKVTATITLGEDSKTLVVSDLVPGSYKLYVKKQAFVQSELKTASHVIAFTVVEKLETVKSEEELQQYFKAVVANGNSEIELESSTENFTSSEDKASPAADSNNTSTTNNQVDGVEEGDIVVVKNDIIYAVKDQSITVVDASNPKNLKLATTVKLKESKYISKLALYDNILIAIGTEYIEKVGKSMTTATFYDIKNPKNPKFIREVAQEGYLQDIRITNDTLYLIGNMHPNYWMLKEGETLDLKPKTYDSTVSKDYKSLPLEKISILPNTMDGSYSLITAVDMKNGAQTKANTKGYLGGSSGLYMSENALYLTTPIYDGNRGGIAGERVMDMIWMPTPVDTQVFKWDIDGTALNFVGAAEVKGSVLNQYSMDEYKGNFRIVTTEGNMWDEKNVSRNHLFILDKNLKELGSVKDLAPGEKVYSARFMGEKAYVVTFKQVDPLFVIDVENPKKPTVLGQLKIPGYSNYLHPLDETHLIGIGYDTEERYDTYSKRNFTVTTNMKMSLFDVSDFQNPKEQSTVKIGGKGSHSDVQYDPKALFHNNEYNYYGFPVVLYEAGKEDEIVYQGQGAQVYEITAEKGIVLKGNIISKNSGDQYEDWEQLVQRVVYIDDALYTVARNEVKSYQLKDFKALDTLQIK is encoded by the coding sequence ATGAAAAATAGATGGATAGCAATTATGCTCATCTCAGTGCTAGCTGTACTACCAGGAATTTTTACTTTTATGATGGCTCCCAAAGCTGAGGCAAAGGCAGTCAATACCATTATGGCAACTCAAAGCTGGAAAGCGTCATTCTCTAAAACATTAAAAGCTGGCAAGATAACAGATGAAAATGTCTTTGTAACGAATGTTAATGGGCAAAAAGTAACTGCAACGATTACTTTGGGAGAAGATAGTAAAACACTTGTCGTTAGTGACTTAGTGCCAGGAAGTTATAAATTATATGTCAAAAAGCAAGCATTTGTACAAAGTGAGCTTAAAACAGCATCACATGTCATTGCATTTACGGTCGTAGAGAAATTGGAAACCGTAAAATCTGAGGAAGAACTGCAACAATATTTCAAAGCGGTTGTAGCGAATGGTAATAGTGAGATTGAATTAGAATCAAGTACAGAAAATTTTACAAGTAGCGAAGATAAAGCAAGCCCCGCGGCTGATTCTAACAACACCTCTACGACAAATAATCAAGTAGATGGTGTAGAAGAAGGAGATATTGTCGTTGTCAAAAATGACATAATCTATGCGGTAAAAGATCAAAGTATAACGGTTGTAGATGCCAGCAATCCGAAAAACTTAAAATTAGCCACGACAGTCAAGCTAAAAGAATCAAAGTATATTTCAAAGCTTGCGTTGTACGATAATATATTAATAGCAATCGGAACTGAGTATATCGAAAAAGTAGGCAAGAGCATGACAACGGCAACTTTTTATGATATAAAAAATCCGAAAAATCCAAAATTTATACGTGAGGTAGCACAAGAGGGATACTTACAGGATATACGTATTACTAATGACACACTATATTTAATCGGTAATATGCATCCAAATTATTGGATGTTAAAGGAAGGCGAAACACTAGATTTAAAGCCAAAAACTTATGATAGTACAGTAAGTAAAGACTATAAAAGTTTACCGCTTGAGAAAATTTCTATATTACCAAACACAATGGATGGCTCGTATAGCTTGATTACCGCTGTGGATATGAAAAATGGTGCCCAAACAAAAGCCAATACGAAAGGCTACTTAGGCGGTAGTAGCGGGCTATACATGTCGGAAAATGCACTGTATTTAACGACACCGATTTATGATGGAAATCGAGGAGGCATTGCAGGCGAGAGGGTCATGGATATGATTTGGATGCCAACTCCAGTAGATACACAAGTATTTAAATGGGATATTGATGGCACGGCATTGAATTTTGTCGGTGCGGCTGAGGTAAAGGGATCTGTGCTAAATCAATATTCAATGGATGAATATAAAGGTAATTTCCGCATTGTTACAACAGAAGGGAATATGTGGGATGAAAAAAACGTATCTCGTAACCACCTATTCATTTTAGATAAAAATTTAAAAGAACTTGGATCGGTGAAGGATTTAGCACCTGGTGAAAAAGTATATTCCGCTCGCTTTATGGGAGAGAAAGCATATGTTGTGACATTCAAGCAAGTTGATCCACTCTTTGTCATTGATGTAGAAAATCCAAAGAAACCAACTGTGTTAGGGCAATTGAAAATTCCTGGCTACAGCAACTATTTACATCCATTGGATGAAACACACCTAATCGGTATTGGTTACGATACAGAAGAGCGCTATGACACCTATTCGAAGCGTAACTTTACCGTTACAACGAATATGAAAATGTCTTTATTTGATGTATCAGATTTCCAAAATCCGAAAGAGCAATCAACGGTGAAAATCGGAGGTAAAGGTTCTCATTCAGACGTACAATACGATCCCAAAGCGTTATTCCATAATAACGAGTACAATTACTACGGCTTCCCGGTAGTGCTGTATGAAGCAGGGAAAGAGGATGAAATAGTATACCAAGGCCAAGGCGCACAAGTTTATGAAATCACAGCAGAAAAGGGAATAGTTTTAAAGGGTAACATTATTAGCAAGAATTCAGGTGATCAGTATGAAGACTGGGAGCAACTTGTACAGCGTGTGGTCTATATAGATGATGCTCTATACACAGTTGCACGCAATGAAGTGAAGAGCTATCAGCTAAAGGACTTCAAAGCACTCGACACACTTCAAATAAAATAA
- a CDS encoding polysaccharide deacetylase family protein, with protein MMQERRKRRGPMIDFLLIGLIITLTSIILVIILSKDDFKFQKISASKDSNSDSLNSNLSTESSAFPGIRIVSDVSNDKRTPFAIHYPQTENKVFNDTVLQYITDSKENYLAEMKKNSTKDAMGELNISFETFPYHEQYYSFALTKMQYLGGANHEVSTKTFFFNNETGEQIDIKTLLQNDENNLSTIATHVRKDLQQNPQLKDELNKDALLTATEPKWANFERFAIVDDALLFYFDEYEIANGAAGTPIVKLPLTLINPLLASDFQIAMETMEPTKPQTPGDPNAKRIALTFDDGPHPIVTEQILDTLDKYHAKATFFMLGSRVQYYPDIARDVLARGHEVGNHTWNHPVLTKLPSEQVLKEYSSTAAEIELAINQGATVFRPPYGATNKDINAQIPIPVVLWSIDTMDWKHRNAQQLLPYVKNHLHNNAIVLMHDIHQSTADGLDAVLAFLQEQGYEFVTVSDILPYRQ; from the coding sequence ATGATGCAGGAACGCAGAAAACGACGCGGCCCAATGATTGATTTCCTATTAATCGGCCTCATTATTACATTAACATCCATCATCCTTGTCATTATCCTATCAAAGGATGACTTTAAGTTTCAAAAGATTAGTGCTTCAAAAGATTCAAACTCAGATTCTTTAAATAGTAATTTATCGACTGAAAGCTCTGCGTTTCCAGGGATACGTATTGTATCAGACGTTTCCAATGATAAACGCACACCTTTTGCCATTCACTACCCTCAAACAGAAAATAAGGTTTTTAATGACACCGTATTACAGTACATAACGGACTCAAAAGAAAACTACTTGGCGGAAATGAAAAAGAATAGCACCAAAGATGCAATGGGCGAGCTAAATATTAGCTTTGAGACCTTTCCATATCACGAACAATATTATTCTTTTGCCCTAACAAAAATGCAATACTTAGGCGGAGCCAATCACGAAGTTTCTACAAAGACGTTTTTCTTTAACAATGAAACCGGAGAACAAATCGATATAAAAACATTATTGCAGAACGACGAGAATAACTTATCGACAATTGCTACACATGTCCGCAAAGATTTACAACAAAATCCTCAACTAAAAGATGAGCTCAATAAGGATGCGTTACTGACAGCAACGGAGCCAAAATGGGCAAATTTCGAGCGTTTTGCTATTGTGGATGACGCGTTACTCTTTTACTTCGATGAATATGAAATTGCAAACGGTGCGGCTGGTACCCCAATTGTAAAACTGCCACTTACACTTATTAATCCATTGCTAGCATCTGATTTTCAAATTGCTATGGAAACGATGGAACCGACCAAGCCACAAACTCCAGGAGATCCAAACGCTAAGCGTATTGCGTTAACTTTTGACGATGGCCCACATCCCATCGTTACAGAACAAATTTTAGACACCCTTGATAAATATCATGCAAAAGCTACATTTTTTATGCTTGGTAGTCGCGTACAATATTATCCTGATATTGCTAGAGATGTTCTTGCACGTGGACATGAGGTTGGGAACCATACATGGAACCATCCTGTATTAACAAAATTGCCATCAGAGCAAGTCTTAAAGGAATATTCTTCAACAGCAGCAGAAATTGAATTAGCTATCAATCAAGGTGCAACTGTCTTTAGACCTCCGTACGGTGCAACAAACAAAGATATTAATGCTCAAATTCCAATTCCGGTAGTACTATGGAGTATTGACACAATGGATTGGAAACACCGTAATGCACAACAGTTACTCCCTTATGTTAAAAATCATCTGCACAATAATGCAATTGTCTTAATGCATGATATTCATCAATCAACCGCAGATGGACTGGATGCCGTACTTGCCTTTTTACAAGAGCAAGGTTATGAATTCGTGACAGTATCTGACATTCTACCGTATCGCCAATAA
- a CDS encoding aldehyde dehydrogenase family protein: MDIKNYIGGEWLSHSHLQSIAVTNPANGEHLATIPRSTASEVAEAVAVAKQAQKEWALVPAPKRADYLYAIGQKMKEKKEYLATVLTKEMGKVIEEARGEVQEGIDMAYYMAGEGRRLFGETTPSELTNKFAMSVRAPIGVVGLITPWNFPVAIATWKSFPAIVAGNTFIWKPSNETPMMAYEMGQIFNEIGLPAGVANIVFGTGPTVGTALIEHPDVKVISFTGSTTTGSKVAELGGKHLKKISLEMGGKNAVIVMDDADLHLAAEGILWSAFGTAGQRCTACSRVIVHKDVREELEKLLLEAMQHLTIGDGLDESVKIGPVISKAALEKINHYVQIGKQEGATLLAGGRILNEAPYDTGFYYEPTLFTNVKPNMIIAQEEIFGPVVSLIEVANLDEAIEVNNGVKFGLSSSIFSQNVNTIFRAQRDLDTGIVYVNAGTTGAEIHLPFGGTKGTGNGHRDSGVAALDVYTEWKSIYIDYSGKLQRAQIDTE, translated from the coding sequence ATGGATATTAAAAACTATATTGGCGGTGAATGGTTATCACATTCGCATTTACAAAGTATAGCAGTGACGAACCCTGCAAATGGTGAGCATTTAGCAACTATTCCGCGCTCAACGGCAAGTGAAGTAGCTGAGGCGGTAGCAGTAGCAAAGCAAGCACAAAAAGAGTGGGCACTTGTGCCAGCACCAAAACGTGCAGATTATTTATATGCCATCGGTCAAAAGATGAAAGAAAAGAAAGAATACCTAGCTACTGTTCTAACAAAAGAAATGGGAAAAGTGATTGAAGAGGCAAGGGGCGAAGTACAGGAAGGGATTGATATGGCTTATTATATGGCGGGGGAAGGGCGACGATTGTTTGGGGAGACAACGCCATCTGAGCTTACCAATAAATTTGCCATGAGTGTACGTGCCCCTATTGGTGTTGTAGGCTTAATAACACCTTGGAATTTCCCGGTCGCCATTGCTACATGGAAGTCATTTCCCGCAATTGTGGCAGGAAATACATTCATTTGGAAACCATCCAATGAAACGCCAATGATGGCATACGAAATGGGGCAGATTTTTAACGAGATAGGCTTGCCAGCTGGTGTTGCAAATATTGTCTTTGGTACAGGACCGACTGTAGGAACAGCATTAATAGAGCATCCAGATGTAAAAGTGATTTCGTTTACTGGATCTACTACGACAGGGAGTAAGGTAGCAGAGCTTGGTGGTAAACATTTGAAAAAAATCTCTTTGGAGATGGGTGGGAAAAACGCAGTTATTGTCATGGACGATGCGGACTTACATCTTGCAGCGGAAGGCATTTTATGGAGTGCATTTGGTACGGCGGGTCAAAGATGCACAGCATGTAGTCGAGTGATTGTGCATAAAGATGTAAGAGAAGAATTAGAAAAGCTTCTTTTAGAAGCAATGCAGCATTTAACAATTGGAGATGGCTTGGACGAAAGTGTAAAAATTGGTCCTGTTATAAGTAAAGCTGCCCTGGAAAAAATAAATCATTATGTGCAGATTGGTAAACAAGAAGGTGCAACATTACTAGCAGGTGGCAGGATTTTAAATGAGGCGCCTTATGATACAGGGTTTTACTATGAACCCACATTGTTTACAAATGTGAAGCCCAATATGATTATTGCGCAGGAAGAAATTTTTGGACCGGTAGTTTCTCTTATTGAAGTCGCAAATTTAGATGAAGCGATTGAAGTAAATAATGGTGTGAAATTTGGTTTATCTAGCTCTATTTTCTCACAAAACGTTAATACGATTTTCCGCGCACAACGTGATTTAGACACAGGTATTGTTTATGTAAATGCAGGCACAACAGGTGCTGAAATTCATTTGCCATTCGGTGGAACAAAGGGGACGGGGAATGGTCACCGTGACTCGGGTGTTGCCGCATTGGATGTATATACAGAATGGAAGAGCATTTATATAGATTACAGCGGGAAATTACAAAGAGCACAAATCGATACAGAGTAA
- a CDS encoding saccharopine dehydrogenase family protein, whose protein sequence is MKVVVLGAGLMGKEVARDLIKNSNVERVFLGDIDVKTAQDFVDTLNTDRVEVVELHAESDDSLTSVISKGNVVVNALFYSFNERVARAAIEAGVHSVDLGGHIGGVTEKILKFDEEAQAKGVTIIPDLGVAPGMVNILAGYGASKLDEVESIKLFVGGIPTDPKPPLHYTRVFSLDGVFDHYTEPSKMIQKGKLEEVPSLTGVEPIYFDGFGVLEAFYTSGGISTLYKTFPNVRTLEYKTIRYKGHAEKFKLLADLGFLDSSNKVEVDSMEVPVRAVVREALKKKLELGTKPDAVLLRVIVAGEKAQQQVTYEYEMVVRKDMTINETAMARATANTISVVAQMIGEGSITNRGVFAPEAIVPGDTYIKEMAKRGVVIKETSHKSSMIVKW, encoded by the coding sequence ATGAAAGTTGTTGTATTAGGTGCAGGTTTAATGGGGAAAGAGGTAGCTCGTGATTTAATTAAAAATAGCAATGTAGAACGTGTATTTTTAGGAGATATTGACGTGAAGACGGCACAGGATTTTGTAGACACGTTGAATACAGATAGAGTTGAAGTCGTTGAACTTCATGCGGAATCTGATGACTCGTTGACATCCGTAATCTCGAAAGGAAATGTCGTAGTGAATGCCTTATTTTATTCATTCAATGAGCGAGTAGCGAGAGCAGCCATTGAAGCAGGTGTTCATTCTGTAGATTTAGGTGGTCATATCGGTGGTGTTACAGAAAAGATTTTGAAATTCGATGAAGAAGCACAAGCAAAGGGCGTTACAATTATTCCTGACTTGGGCGTAGCTCCAGGGATGGTCAATATATTAGCAGGTTATGGTGCATCAAAATTAGATGAAGTAGAATCTATTAAGCTATTTGTTGGGGGTATACCAACAGATCCTAAGCCACCACTGCACTATACACGTGTATTTTCTTTAGATGGTGTATTTGACCATTATACGGAACCTTCTAAAATGATTCAAAAGGGTAAACTTGAAGAAGTGCCATCATTAACAGGCGTCGAGCCCATCTATTTCGATGGTTTTGGCGTACTTGAGGCATTTTATACATCTGGTGGCATATCGACATTATATAAAACATTCCCAAATGTTCGAACATTAGAATATAAAACGATTCGTTATAAGGGGCACGCTGAGAAATTTAAACTGTTAGCAGATTTGGGATTCTTAGATTCTAGTAATAAGGTTGAGGTAGATAGTATGGAAGTGCCTGTTCGAGCTGTAGTACGAGAGGCGCTTAAGAAGAAATTAGAGCTTGGAACAAAACCAGATGCGGTGTTGTTACGTGTAATTGTAGCAGGTGAGAAAGCACAACAGCAAGTCACTTATGAATACGAAATGGTTGTACGTAAAGACATGACAATTAATGAAACTGCAATGGCACGTGCAACAGCCAATACAATTTCTGTGGTTGCACAAATGATTGGCGAAGGCTCGATTACGAATCGAGGAGTTTTTGCGCCTGAAGCCATTGTCCCAGGTGATACGTATATTAAGGAAATGGCAAAACGTGGCGTCGTTATTAAAGAGACATCTCATAAGTCTTCAATGATTGTGAAATGGTAG